A stretch of the Rodentibacter haemolyticus genome encodes the following:
- a CDS encoding sugar porter family MFS transporter, with amino-acid sequence MKDKARKHNLSYIIRICAVASLGGLLFGYDTSVISGAIDALKTYFQLSPAETGWAVSNVVIGCVIGSIFSGEIARRIGRKKTLVIAAILFTISAIGSALADLFFWFIIYRMIGGVAVGIAAAVSPMYIAEVAPKDYRGTASAMNNFALVFGQIVIFYVNYKIAQGMTEDWLADIGWRYMLGSEVIPCVLFCLVVGFIPESPRWDAMRNRDDLALVTLSKISNPQHAKNLLAEIKESMMINGQLQKQKIDFKRPGALFIIFIACALATFQQLSGVNVMMYYAPTVLKTITGDMESAMFQTIWIGIAQLLGIGIGAILFDKLGRLPLMKTGAVGAALGLLVTAYAIYTQNPGYLALFGMIFFMIFYAFSWGVGMWVLIGEIFPNHMRAQGLSIAVSFNWIFNFVVSQSFPMMNEHPYLLEKFHGAFPMWLFAGCCIVGFFFLIRYVPETKGVSLEKMESLLLAKRDNVIQK; translated from the coding sequence ATGAAAGATAAAGCAAGAAAACATAACTTAAGTTATATCATCCGGATTTGTGCTGTTGCTTCACTGGGTGGATTACTATTTGGTTATGATACTTCGGTTATTTCTGGTGCGATTGACGCATTGAAAACCTATTTTCAACTTTCTCCTGCAGAAACCGGTTGGGCAGTTTCTAATGTTGTAATTGGTTGCGTGATCGGCTCTATTTTTTCTGGGGAAATTGCCCGTCGAATTGGGCGGAAAAAAACATTGGTTATTGCGGCCATATTATTTACTATCAGTGCAATTGGCTCGGCATTAGCCGATTTGTTCTTCTGGTTCATTATCTATCGTATGATTGGAGGGGTGGCTGTCGGGATCGCAGCGGCAGTTTCACCGATGTATATTGCTGAAGTCGCCCCGAAAGATTATCGGGGTACTGCCTCAGCAATGAATAATTTTGCTCTGGTATTTGGTCAAATTGTGATTTTTTATGTGAACTATAAAATTGCGCAAGGTATGACGGAGGATTGGCTTGCCGATATAGGTTGGCGTTATATGTTGGGTTCAGAAGTTATTCCTTGCGTGCTATTTTGCTTAGTTGTAGGATTTATTCCCGAATCACCACGTTGGGACGCAATGCGTAATCGTGATGATCTCGCTCTCGTTACTCTTTCTAAAATTTCCAATCCGCAACACGCCAAAAATTTATTGGCGGAGATCAAAGAGTCAATGATGATTAACGGTCAATTGCAAAAGCAAAAAATTGACTTTAAAAGACCAGGGGCGTTATTTATCATTTTTATTGCTTGCGCATTAGCAACATTTCAACAATTAAGCGGGGTAAATGTGATGATGTATTATGCCCCAACCGTGTTAAAAACCATTACCGGCGATATGGAATCAGCGATGTTCCAAACTATTTGGATTGGTATTGCACAATTACTAGGAATTGGTATTGGTGCCATTTTATTTGATAAACTAGGTCGTTTACCTTTAATGAAAACTGGAGCCGTTGGTGCGGCGCTTGGCTTGTTGGTTACGGCTTATGCAATATATACTCAAAATCCGGGTTATTTGGCGTTATTCGGTATGATCTTTTTTATGATTTTCTATGCTTTCTCTTGGGGCGTTGGTATGTGGGTACTTATTGGTGAAATTTTTCCTAACCACATGCGGGCACAAGGACTATCCATTGCCGTTTCATTTAACTGGATTTTTAACTTTGTTGTTTCACAAAGCTTCCCAATGATGAATGAGCACCCATATCTTCTTGAGAAATTCCATGGTGCATTTCCAATGTGGTTATTTGCTGGTTGTTGTATCGTTGGTTTTTTCTTCCTTATTCGTTACGTTCCGGAAACAAAAGGCGTTTCGTTAGAAAAAATGGAAAGCTTATTGTTAGCGAAGCGTGATAACGTGATCCAGAAATAA
- a CDS encoding bifunctional 5-dehydro-2-deoxygluconokinase/5-dehydro-2-deoxyphosphogluconate aldolase yields MKKTLDLICLGRVAVDLYAQQIGARLEDVASFAKYLGGSSGNVAYGTAVQGIKSSMLARVGDEHMGRFLREELQRVGVDTSYLITDKARLTALVILGIKDQDTFPLIFYRDNCADMAITKDDFTEDYIASAKALAITGTHLSHPNTREAVLTALEYAGRNQTKRLLDIDYRPVLWGLTSLGDGETRYIDSNAVTKSLQEVLHHFDVIVGTEEEFHIAGGSTDTLTALKNVRQVSKAVLVCKRGAQGCSVFESEIPDDLDGGLNVYGVRVEVLNVLGAGDAFMSGLLRGYINGESWEQCCRYANACGALVVSRHGCAPAMPTKIELDDYLSRAESVLRPDLDEKLNHLHRVTTRKTQWDELCIFAFDHRKQLIEMAEKCGANLKQIPKLKNLLLKAAEQTARQEGLAPNQSGILADTTFGQAALNEITGKKWWIGRPIEQPSSLPLTLEHGDLGSQLISWPLEHIVKCLVFYHPADNTDLKSTQDDKLEEIYQACCRTGHELLLEIILPADMEQNEQYYADMIEHFYQIGIKPDWWKLPGVSAEIWQSISHIIEKYDPYCRGILILGLDAPEAHFEKVFKHSANAPLVKGFAVGRTIFGQPSADWLAGKIDDQQLINAVSERYRRLIHLWRNRKN; encoded by the coding sequence ATGAAAAAAACACTTGATCTGATTTGCTTAGGAAGGGTTGCTGTCGATTTATATGCACAGCAAATCGGTGCCCGATTGGAAGATGTCGCTTCTTTTGCCAAATATCTTGGTGGGTCTTCGGGTAATGTTGCTTATGGTACAGCTGTGCAAGGGATAAAGTCCTCAATGTTGGCTCGGGTTGGTGATGAACACATGGGACGTTTTTTAAGAGAAGAATTACAACGGGTTGGTGTAGATACTAGTTATTTAATCACCGATAAAGCACGTTTAACGGCATTGGTCATATTAGGGATTAAAGACCAAGATACCTTTCCATTAATTTTTTACCGTGATAACTGTGCCGATATGGCAATTACTAAAGATGATTTTACTGAAGATTATATTGCCTCGGCAAAGGCACTTGCGATTACAGGAACGCATTTATCACATCCTAATACACGTGAAGCGGTGCTTACGGCATTAGAATATGCAGGGCGTAATCAGACTAAACGCTTGTTGGATATTGATTATCGTCCCGTACTATGGGGGTTAACATCATTAGGTGACGGTGAAACCCGTTATATTGATTCCAACGCTGTCACAAAATCATTACAGGAAGTGTTACATCATTTTGATGTGATTGTTGGTACGGAAGAAGAATTTCATATCGCCGGAGGCTCAACCGATACATTAACGGCATTGAAAAACGTTCGTCAAGTAAGTAAAGCAGTTTTAGTATGTAAACGTGGGGCACAGGGATGCTCTGTTTTTGAATCTGAAATCCCCGATGATTTAGATGGCGGTTTAAATGTTTACGGTGTCCGAGTTGAGGTGCTTAATGTGCTTGGTGCCGGAGATGCCTTTATGTCAGGCTTATTACGCGGTTACATCAACGGTGAGAGTTGGGAACAATGCTGTCGTTATGCCAATGCTTGCGGTGCATTGGTTGTTTCCCGTCATGGCTGCGCACCGGCCATGCCGACCAAAATTGAATTGGATGATTATTTATCCCGTGCAGAATCTGTATTACGCCCGGATTTAGACGAAAAACTTAATCATCTGCACCGTGTAACGACCCGTAAAACTCAATGGGATGAGCTCTGCATTTTCGCTTTTGATCATCGCAAACAATTAATTGAAATGGCAGAAAAGTGCGGTGCAAATTTGAAACAAATTCCAAAACTTAAAAATTTGCTCTTAAAAGCGGCAGAACAAACCGCACGGCAGGAGGGGCTTGCGCCGAATCAATCCGGAATTTTAGCCGATACTACTTTCGGACAAGCTGCATTAAACGAAATTACCGGTAAAAAATGGTGGATTGGTCGTCCTATTGAACAGCCTTCTTCTCTCCCTTTGACACTCGAGCATGGTGATTTGGGTAGCCAATTAATTTCATGGCCATTAGAACATATCGTGAAATGCCTTGTATTTTATCATCCGGCGGATAATACCGATTTAAAATCCACGCAAGATGATAAACTCGAAGAAATTTACCAAGCCTGCTGTCGTACCGGACATGAACTTTTATTGGAAATCATTTTGCCCGCAGATATGGAACAAAATGAGCAATATTATGCTGATATGATAGAACATTTTTATCAAATAGGCATTAAGCCCGACTGGTGGAAATTACCGGGCGTTTCAGCTGAAATATGGCAATCTATCAGCCATATTATTGAAAAATATGATCCTTATTGCCGTGGTATTTTGATTCTTGGATTAGATGCTCCGGAGGCGCATTTTGAAAAAGTATTTAAACATTCCGCAAATGCACCGTTAGTGAAAGGTTTTGCTGTAGGAAGAACGATTTTCGGACAACCTTCGGCAGATTGGTTGGCAGGAAAAATTGATGATCAGCAACTCATCAATGCCGTTTCAGAACGCTACCGCCGGTTAATTCATTTATGGCGAAATCGTAAAAATTGA
- a CDS encoding ABC transporter permease, producing the protein MSNSTLKKLLNTYGMVLILILLFLSLSISIDGFFSARTIWSIIEQVSMFGIIAIGVTFIIITTGIDLSSGSVVALAAVLSASIVTGGDSVSAALIAFGASILLGAALGAVNGGLTAIGGIPPFIATLGMMIIARGAAQLYSDGRPIDASSVAFTWISDVNIFSLPGLVLLYIIIVIGSHILLSRSTFGRHVYAVGGNLNAAKICGINTTKTLIGVYVLGGALSGLAGALLAARTYAGNPSYGLSWELDAIAAAVIGGVSLSGGFGTIPMCVIGALIIGTTNKGLNMLGVDPYWQQIVKGGIIVVAVLLDTLKRRKKN; encoded by the coding sequence ATGTCAAATTCTACCTTAAAGAAACTGTTAAATACCTACGGAATGGTGCTAATTCTAATTCTATTATTTTTGAGTCTATCAATTTCAATAGATGGCTTTTTCTCTGCGCGTACGATATGGAGTATTATTGAGCAAGTTTCTATGTTTGGAATTATTGCTATTGGCGTAACTTTTATTATTATCACCACAGGGATTGATCTTTCATCAGGCTCCGTTGTAGCACTCGCTGCGGTATTATCCGCTTCTATTGTGACAGGCGGTGATTCGGTTTCTGCAGCATTGATCGCCTTTGGTGCATCAATCTTACTTGGTGCGGCACTTGGCGCAGTTAACGGAGGTTTAACGGCAATCGGCGGTATTCCACCATTCATTGCCACATTGGGAATGATGATTATCGCTCGCGGTGCTGCTCAGCTTTATTCTGATGGTCGCCCGATTGATGCTTCATCTGTGGCATTTACTTGGATTTCAGATGTAAATATTTTTAGCTTACCGGGCTTGGTATTGCTCTATATCATTATTGTTATAGGATCACATATTTTACTTAGCCGCTCGACCTTTGGACGTCACGTCTATGCCGTAGGTGGCAATTTAAATGCGGCGAAAATCTGTGGTATTAATACGACTAAAACGCTAATTGGAGTTTACGTACTTGGTGGGGCATTATCAGGATTGGCCGGTGCATTATTAGCAGCAAGAACCTACGCCGGTAACCCTTCATACGGGCTTTCTTGGGAACTGGATGCCATTGCCGCCGCTGTAATAGGCGGTGTATCTCTCAGTGGTGGTTTTGGTACTATTCCGATGTGTGTGATAGGCGCATTAATTATCGGAACAACGAATAAAGGGCTTAATATGCTCGGCGTAGATCCCTATTGGCAGCAAATTGTAAAAGGTGGAATTATTGTTGTGGCAGTATTATTGGATACCTTAAAACGCCGTAAAAAAAATTAG